AAAGATAGAAAGGTAAAAGTTTTAGacatttaaagatattttagtAGACAGAAATACAAAACTCAAATCTAAAAAGTTGTGACATTGtgtaatataaataaaaacataacagtgatttgcaaatcccttTCAACTTATATTCAATCATTTACAGAACAATGACAAGCTATTCAACtgtcaaactgataaactttattgtttcTTTATATTTACACACGTTTTATGCTTGCAACATTATTGGGACGGGGACAaaaaaagactgggaaagttgtggaatgtttaaaaaaaaaaaatctggaacaTTCCCCAGATGAGTAGATTAGTCAGTAACAGGTGATAGCGTGATTCAGTATAAATGAGTGGTCCTGAAGAGCCCAGTTATTCACAATCAACTATGGCATGAGGTTCTCTACTTAGTGAGAGACTGCAGTTCAACAGtgtatgaaaacattccatcaatGTGTAATTTCAAGTCATTCAGAGATTTCTCTGTCTACGGTCCATAATATGATAGAGGATATTCAGAGGATATGGAGGCATCTCTGCTTTAGGACAAGGCCCAAAACCAAAACTGATACCCCAGATCTTTGGTCCTTCAGGTGGCACAACATTAAAAACTGGCATCCTTCTCTGGTGTATTTTACAATGTGGCTTCtggaacatttctgaaaatcGTTTTCAGATGACACAGTATGTTACAGCATCCATGAAAGTAGGTTTAGACTCTGCCATGCAAAGCAAAGAAAATATCATGCCCTAGTGTTATCAAATTCTCTGGGCCCAAGATCATCTGATACAAACTGGCCTTGAGTGGAAAAGTTCAAATGCAACATGATGGTGTGAGGGTGGGTTTGTGCCCATGTCATGAGTCATTctcacatctgtgaaggcagcaTCGACACTGAGAGGTgcatacaggttttggagcaacatactatatgcttccatccagatgcCGTCTTTGTAAAGGACACCCCTGCTTAATCCTAAAAATGCTAAGCCGCAGTTTGCACAAGTTaaaacagcatggctttgcagGAAAAGAGAGCAGGTTGAGactggcctgtctgcagtccagacatgtttctcatttaaaatgtatggcACATTATGTAGCACAAAATATGTTACCGGGAATCCCACAATATATGTACATCGTGCATTCCTCCCATGGCTATGTTCTAAGTTTATCTTGAAATGTGCtgatgaaaaaaggaaagagaatTTCATACAATCCCTGCAGTAAATAACTGATCATTTATTCATATCATTCTGCAACTGTCAAACTTTTCATTTGAGCAATGTGAGCAGCATTGATCATTTCAATCCATGTCAACTATCTCAACCTTTCCTCTTAACCGTTTTTAAATACTAAAAGGAGTAACAATAGGGTTTGATACTTTTCACACCTCTAATTCTTTTTAGAACTTGTACAATAGTGGCTGTTAACACATGCATAAATCTCTCTGGATTGAAAACCCATTCTAACActacaagaaaaaagttgaaaaagaaacatttgttCAATTCTGGTATAATGCACATAATGCTACTTTGACTGATTTGCCATTGTTTTTGCAATACCTATTTGAAGGGGATTTGCATTAATGGTCATTTTTTACTGCTTCATGTTTTGAATTGCATGGTGCTTTTACAGGTAATAAACATTtacttcaaattttgatttaaatttttgattgcgatttatctcagaattttggTAGTGAATTGACATTAATTGTGTTGcaattaaaactgtttttgtgtaatttgggatttttgtttttaccttctTAAACGAAGAAtagttgacttcctgttttgatacaGACCTGATTTTTTTGGGAGATCAAAGATTATAACATTAaattaatcacagaaaaaggagcttgttatggatcTTTAAGGCAATAATGGAATggttaaaaggtaaatgtttgatagcaAATTGTGCAGATGACTTTAAACTTGTTCAGTGTGCTGtctgtgaatttttaaagtgaaatgagtcattaaggagcagtggaggactaattttacatcactgtgccTGCAGTGCGACTCTGCAGTGGCATAACCAATGTGTGCTGAAAGGAACAATTAAACTTGCATTTaattgtggttttaaaaaattaatgcactATTTTGTGAATCACGATTAATGCAATAAATCTTGACAGCCCCAATTCCTATACGTACATCTACAATTTAAAAAGAACCTTTAATACCTGCCATTTCTCAGAAGTAATGCTcctttttatgcaaaaataaataaataaattaagtgTACTATAGTAAGGGattttaatctgtgataacacAGCTCCTTGTAGTGTCTTTATGATGAATTACAGTATTTTCTTTCCCTGGGGATCCAGGCTGCTCCAGTTATGTAATCTCTGCTCTGCTGTAactcccctcccctctctcgTGGTGTGATGTCAGTGTTCTGCTCCTCACTGCATGAACACCACTTCTGTACTATATAGTGTCATGATAGAGCCTCTCTTTCTATTGGTGCTTTAGACCTTGTGTCCCCTTTCCCCTAGCTGAAAGCCACGCCCCCCTGGGAGGCCCTGTGTGAGtatttgtgagtgtgtgagagagagggatagTATGTGTGGACTCTGGTCTCTCTGGCTGTGGTAGTAGAGGGAAAAGGACAGGCTTTATTTCCTGTTGCAACCATGGATGAGAGCTTGGTAAGAATCAACTTTTACTATACATCTCCACTAAatctttcactttttaaatctttgctcCACATTAAGTAAAAAAGCATTCTTAGTCATTGTCTCAGTCATTTAATGATCATGTGCTGTGGGTTGTTGATTCTGTGTTATTGCATTTCACTTTGTCCAGGATAAATGTGGTATTTGTGTTACAGATGATCCCCGTGGTGGGGGCCGTGTCTGTGGTGGCTGTGTCAGTGCTGTACTTCCTGCTACGCAGTTCTgcaggagagaagaagaagaagtcacCTGTTACTCTGCAGGATCCCATGGTCAAATATCCCCTCCCTCTCATACACAAACAGGTGTGGCATAGGAACATGGAGTGGAGAAATACCCCTAATTTTGAAGACACAAAACTATTTTTTACAACAAGAAGTAATATTTGACCGATATATTCATAAGTCTCAGAAAAGAAGACTTCAAGTCTTACTGGCTTCTCTAAAGATCTAAATTCATTTCAATTTAATATTGTGCACACAAACTACTGACACCTTTGTTTATGACTTCATCTAATATCCACTCTTGGTTATTTGGTCCAAAGAGTGACTTCAACTTGCACAATGAATTGCATTAAGTCAgtagatgtgtttgtgtgtaacaGCTTAAAAATTAGACTTAATTATGTAAACTCAACAACTCTTTAGAATCACTGACAGTTTTTTAGAatcatttaaagttatttaGATCAAGTTATACAAACTGGTTGAATAAAAATATcctgttcctactttttttaaaaattatttgcTTGGAATTTTTCTCTTAGCATAATTTCAAATGTTACACAGCTGGGTGTTGCTTTTCTCTAGCTTTAAATTTAATCTATTCTGAGtgaattaagaaaaacatggaaatgtaCCTCGTCTTAAACTGAAATCCCCATGAATGGATTTTGATAGATAGAaatgataatgatttttttttcctttgtttgtataactttttaattcaaatgtttttatgtgcagGAAATCAGCCACGACACAAAGAAATTTCGCTTTGGCCTCCCATCTGCAAATTATATTCTTGGACTACCAATAGGTAATACACCAGCTTTTCTCACATTTCTCCcccttaaaatgtattttcttttgaacTAGAATGACTTACTGTTATTGTTTAAAGGTGTTTCAGAGTATCTGGATAGGAAGCATTCATGCACTGACATACCAGCAGTAGTTGTGCAGTGTGACTTTGTCCTTTAGCCCTTTTGTCGACCTGAGTTGATCTATGATCAATGGAATCTTGTAAAGCAATAAACAAGAACAAAAGATGAGATTACTCAGTCTGCTTGTTATAAATCCATTCGTACATGCTTCTGGTTGGAGCATAATTCACCTCAAAAGCCACAGCTCACTTCAATTTTTCTTAaactcttctttttattttctcaaattgaGCCTtgacctcctctctgctcctgtccTCTGCACCAGGTCAGCATGTGTACCTGTCAGCCAAGGTGAACGGCAGTCTGGTGGTCAGAGCCTACACTCCAGTGTCCTGTGACGACGACCAGGGTTATGTAGACCTTGTAGTCAAGGTAATTCATAATAATGACCAAAGCACTACACAGCACACTGATATATGTTGGTGAACTGTTTGACTTTTTGTAGGTTGTAGATTTGAATGAACTCTTCACAAGAGTTCATTTCACATCTGTAAGTTTATTTGTTAATAAGTCATCAATTAACCAAATGTGAAGCTGATACTTTACAACTCTTGTGGAGTCTATGAGGAACTTCTGGACAAACATTTGAGGTCAAAGACAAATCAAAGTGCCATGATATTAGATGATCAATGCcaaacaaagtttaaaatacACTGTGCACTTTCTCCAGACTACTAAACAGCAGGCAAGATAAGCTAGCTACCTGCTGAACACTGGAGAGCAGCTAAAGAGGCTGatctttctgtttttccttGTGTGTACTTATTGACATACTTAAAGTTACTTTGACATTGTTCGTCTGCTTCTTCAGAAGAGTCACGTTATATTGTTGTAACGTGTCTTATCAGCTGACCTCATGCAGGTTTGTTCGTCCTGTTAATCAAGACTGTCTGACAGCATCTTGAGGACAGCAGGAAGcagggtgggaaattagcaccCGCCGACTGCGGCTATTTTTGAGCAGTGTAGGTGAATTTTAACATAGCCACTGGGATGggtaaatgaaaataatgtaacagaatgattttttgATGGTAAACCGCATAAGTTAAGTCCTGGTTTTCTCCTTGTTTCGACTTACTTCATGATGAGAACAGAACGGGCCTACCTGCTCTCTGACCAAAGATCCCTGCCTCCTCCCTCCAGCATTTCAGTGTGCTGTCAAATACAGTCGGCTGTGTGATGCGATGGTTTGACTCCATATCATATGAGTAGTACTGTGTGCAGCTGGTTTATCTGCTAAATTTTGTTTGAACTAATGTTTTGCCTACCTTGAGTCCTAGATAGTTAAAAAAGGCCTGAATTCTGATGTGAGGTTGCAGTAATCATGCTCAAAATATTGAATTTTCACAAGTCGTTCATGCATATGCAGGAAAATTGCATTGAACATTTCACTTCATTGAATAGACTTTAACTTGAATACTATAAGCTGTGATTATTATATTATACCTCATTACGTTATTCTGATTGTTAAAATTAAGTGGCTGGTAAATAAAATcagtggctggtagatttttgaATTCACCAGTCACAGTGAAAGCTTGCAAAAAGGTAATTTCCAACCCTGGCAGGGTGTCAGCAGTCGTAACATGGCAAGGTAACAAATGTCTACTCATCTGTCaataacaacacaaaaaaattgtatttgacacacacacacacacacacccacacacacacacaaaaaaaaaccagagCTGACAAAATTAGTCATTGCTCTATTCCTGTAGAACAGGAATGGGCAAGTGGCAACCTGGAGGCCCCATACAGCCTCCTCCTCACTCAGTGTTAGtttagtcgactaaaactatgactacaaATGTCCGTTGACacacttttttccatgagaaagactagagtAAGACTCActaaaaacagatatttgatgtctaaaactgaccaaaggtaagtttagttttcaccaagatgactaaaacgagGCTAGaatgtaagtttagtttttgtcagatatTCAAACTTCATGtaatttctccactgtgggtaaatatgttaaaattcaatgcctctgtatctcttctgcctctcagctgtagaaagctgggaccccaggtttggcagggtacatagaacacactaccatgattcagtaccagatttagaccagagaataaatgcttggactaaaagtaaagactgaaactagactaaaatgtttttggagtTTCTGTTGACTAAAAATGAACCAAAACTGTAAAGGGCAGTAACTaaagtgtgactaaaactaaaaagcattTAGTttaagactaagactgagacttaaattaaaaattaacactgtctcACTCATTATGGCCCATCAGTCAATTTCAGGTATtgataaaattctaaataagAAAAATTATGATTAGAACTGCCATAAAGGACTTCAGTCTCAGTTGCCAGTACAACACCAAAGTCAAATGCAcaatatcataaaaaaataataaatattttataataatcCTTGAAAACTTGaatatatttttcctttttgcgAAATCGCTAGACATATTTGGCTgaattgtttatttaaaatgctttactaaatgcatttggaaaaaaaaatagatattttagTGAAATATTCTTCATTAGCCAGTTATTACTCTTATTATTTCATCGAAAAAGTAGCTTTAGTTTAATATAATTCTGTTTTGATAATTAAACTATGCTTTATGATTTGCATTTGGAGTTATATATGTTggacatttattcattttgttaAATTATACATAATGATAACAGCCCCCATTAAGAGAGTACAACAATGTATAGCACTTTGTCCCTCTGGCAGTAAGTGAGAGAACATTAATATGGCCCTCTTGGTagtcactgctgtaaaatatgtaaataagcACATTTCTGCAAACACATTTGCTCCTGAACTTTGCAATGTGATAATCAGTCGGTGTAATTTTACACTCTGGTCCCTAAGAATACATGGGCTAGGTGGTGAAGTTGAGGCAATAATTTGCCAATCATATGTGGAATAAGAGAGAAAGGTTGTTGTTTCACCTCCAGGTGTACTACAAGAACACACATCCAAAATTCCCAGCGGGTGGGAAGATGTCTCAGTACCTGGACAACATGGCTATAGGAGACACAATCGACTTCAGAGGACCAAATGGGCTGCTGATTTATAAAGGCAATGGTATGTTGTATTTGTGTCTAAAGCAAGGGAACAAAACTCCAGCAGATGTCACTGTTGTACAAAACAAGACTGTCTGAGCACTTACATTACTAAAAACCATTTCTGACTGTCTTTATCAGGCCAGTTTTCCATCCGACCAGACAAGAAGTCAGAGCCAAACACTCGGAAGTTCAAGCACATCGGAATGATCGCTGGTGGAACAGGTTCATTCACTTTCTTTTACTTCACTCTTATGTTCCCTAACTTCACTCTTATGTTCCCTAACTTCACTCTTATGTTCCCTAACTTCACTCTTGTGTTCCCTAATTTCACTCTTATGTTCCCTAACTTTACTCATATGTTCCCTAACTTCACTCTTATGTTCCCTAACTTTACTCATATGTTCCCTAACTTCACTCTTATGTTCCCTAACTTTACTCATATGTTCCCTAACTTCACTCTTATGTTCCCTAACTTCACTCTTATGTTCCCTAACTTCACTCTTATGTTCCCTAACTTCACATGATTTCATTCTGTGGAACATCACTGAAGCTCAATAGGCTGAAAACTGAGCAGAGTTAAATAGTCTCTCCAAGGTAGAACAAGGATCATCCTGCAAGTCAATTCACTGTCCTTAATGCCTTCACAGGACTgtatactgtatgtgtgtgtagaACATAAAGGGCGAGAGAGTAGAGCGTACCATGTAGGACAATATTGCTGAAAGGgtattgtgtttttctctctctataATACACATCAATGACACCCACGACTGCCATATCCTCTACCTTTGTGGACCATTTGGTGATATTGTCTCTGCAGCATCAGTGCTGACaatattg
The sequence above is a segment of the Cheilinus undulatus linkage group 9, ASM1832078v1, whole genome shotgun sequence genome. Coding sequences within it:
- the LOC121515334 gene encoding NADH-cytochrome b5 reductase 2, with amino-acid sequence MDESLMIPVVGAVSVVAVSVLYFLLRSSAGEKKKKSPVTLQDPMVKYPLPLIHKQEISHDTKKFRFGLPSANYILGLPIGQHVYLSAKVNGSLVVRAYTPVSCDDDQGYVDLVVKVYYKNTHPKFPAGGKMSQYLDNMAIGDTIDFRGPNGLLIYKGNGQFSIRPDKKSEPNTRKFKHIGMIAGGTGITPMLQLIRSITADPTDNTKCSLIFANQTEKDILLREELEEVQKNHPDKVQLWFTLDKPPQDWSYSSGFVTHDMIKDHLPAPSSDVLIVLCGPPPMIQYACLPNLEKLGHESANIFAY